From a region of the Triticum aestivum cultivar Chinese Spring chromosome 7D, IWGSC CS RefSeq v2.1, whole genome shotgun sequence genome:
- the LOC123167722 gene encoding uncharacterized protein, whose translation MAASHTVYSFPHLITREDKASGREIDRVGQIHPPRPRRRWPSGWSGPANLQSKQVRQRCLGLGGDWSWKRVLKLVLPCQSSTGRPSTRSGTRGRDGDNGKEDAKAARAWPAAVQLVCKLKVNRTSRRTRNGGDDGFLNNLFSTFQRQRSRPCR comes from the exons ATGGCCGCCTCCCACACCGTCTACTCCTTCCCCCATCTCATCACTAGAGAAGACAAGGCAAGTGGGAGGGAAATCGACCGTGTAGGTCAGATCCATCCGCCACGACCTCGGCGGAGATGGCCAAGTGGATGGAGCGGACCTGCAAATCTTCAATCCAAG CAGGTGAGGCAGAGATGCCTGGGGCTGGGAGGCGACTGGAGCTGGAAGAGGGTGCTCAAGCTCGTGCTCCCCTGCCAGAGCAGCACCGGTCGGCCGTCTACAAGGTCAGGAACACGAGGTCGAGATGGCGACAACGGCAAGGAGGATGCCAAGGCGGCCAGGGCGTGGCCGGCTGCAGTACAGCTGGTCTGCAAGTTGAAG GTTAATCGTACAAGTAGAAGGACCCGCAATGGCGGCGACGATGGGTTTCTGAATAATCTCTTTTCGACGTTCCAACGGCAACGGTCGCGACCGTGTCGCTGA